In a single window of the Delftia tsuruhatensis genome:
- a CDS encoding RidA family protein → MSMGTPMAHYAAARRVGDFVFMSGVVAVDPASRRAVAGYDDIPGHARSALQTLGYATGQMSVDVFEAAIVAQSWFVLERIRQIAAEQGGSMQDVFKLVQYFRHLPHYAPYNRVRGLFYPGTPPVSTVVEVSRFLPGDEVLVEVEATMYLPR, encoded by the coding sequence ATGAGCATGGGCACACCCATGGCCCACTACGCGGCGGCCCGGCGCGTGGGCGACTTCGTCTTCATGAGCGGCGTGGTGGCCGTCGATCCCGCCTCGCGCCGCGCCGTGGCCGGCTACGACGACATTCCCGGGCACGCGCGCAGCGCGCTGCAAACCCTGGGCTATGCCACGGGGCAGATGTCGGTGGACGTGTTCGAGGCCGCCATCGTCGCGCAAAGCTGGTTCGTGCTGGAGCGCATCCGCCAGATCGCCGCCGAGCAGGGCGGCAGCATGCAGGATGTCTTCAAGCTCGTGCAGTACTTTCGCCACCTGCCGCACTACGCGCCCTACAACCGCGTGCGCGGCCTGTTCTACCCCGGCACGCCGCCGGTGAGCACGGTGGTCGAGGTCTCGCGCTTTCTGCCCGGCGACGAGGTGCTGGTCGAAGTGGAGGCCACCATGTACCTGCCACGATGA
- the smpB gene encoding SsrA-binding protein SmpB: protein MAKKPETQSRIADNKKAAFNYFFEERFEAGIVLHGWEVKALRSGKVQLTDGYVIIKDGELFLFGCQINPLKTASTHVNPDAARIKKLLLKKDDILRLIGKVEQKGFTLVPINLHWKNGYVKCDIALAKGKAEHDKRDVIKDREGKREVERAMKSFNR, encoded by the coding sequence ATGGCCAAGAAACCTGAAACACAGTCGCGCATCGCCGACAACAAAAAAGCCGCTTTCAACTACTTCTTCGAGGAACGCTTCGAGGCCGGCATCGTGCTGCACGGCTGGGAAGTCAAGGCACTGCGCAGCGGCAAGGTGCAACTGACCGATGGCTACGTCATCATCAAGGACGGCGAACTGTTCCTGTTCGGTTGCCAGATCAACCCGCTCAAGACTGCCTCCACCCACGTCAATCCCGATGCCGCGCGCATCAAGAAGCTGCTGCTCAAGAAGGATGACATCCTGCGCCTGATCGGCAAGGTCGAGCAAAAGGGCTTCACCCTGGTGCCCATCAACCTGCACTGGAAGAACGGCTACGTCAAATGCGACATCGCCCTGGCCAAGGGCAAGGCCGAGCACGACAAGCGCGACGTCATCAAGGACCGCGAAGGCAAGCGCGAGGTCGAGCGCGCCATGAAGAGCTTCAACCGCTGA
- a CDS encoding LysR family transcriptional regulator: MNEPSIDLRAWRQFLAVADELHFGRAATRLHMTQPPLTQAIAQLERNLGVALFHRSSRHVALTPAGEALLPQVRELLARSAALPGLARAAAAGEVGRVRLAFVSTIGFTRLPLWVRDFVAGTPGVALELVEATSDVQMQAFERGQIDAGLMLHAPGHAPAGLQCLAVGREPMVLALPAQHALAGTDRLMLDEVLEQPLVIFPRRIMPSLHDAVMDLYRQHGKVPRIAQQAIQMQTIVNLVWGGIGLAWVPASVMQFCRPGVVYREVVHAAGATRAGRKPVALPTCETSLAWPADALSPALARFVEFVRAQG, translated from the coding sequence ATGAATGAACCCTCCATCGACCTGCGTGCCTGGCGGCAGTTCCTGGCCGTGGCGGACGAGCTGCACTTCGGCCGCGCCGCCACGCGCCTGCACATGACGCAGCCCCCGCTGACGCAGGCCATCGCCCAGCTGGAGCGCAACCTGGGCGTGGCGCTGTTCCATCGCTCCAGCCGCCATGTCGCGCTGACGCCGGCCGGCGAGGCGCTGCTGCCGCAGGTGCGCGAGCTGCTGGCGCGGTCGGCGGCGCTGCCGGGGCTGGCGCGGGCCGCGGCGGCGGGCGAGGTGGGGCGCGTGCGCCTGGCCTTCGTCTCCACCATCGGCTTCACGCGGCTGCCGCTGTGGGTGCGGGATTTTGTCGCAGGCACGCCGGGCGTGGCGCTGGAGCTGGTCGAGGCCACCAGCGATGTGCAGATGCAGGCCTTCGAGCGCGGCCAGATCGATGCCGGGCTGATGCTGCATGCCCCGGGCCATGCGCCGGCCGGCCTGCAGTGCCTGGCCGTGGGGCGCGAGCCCATGGTGCTGGCGCTGCCCGCCCAGCACGCGCTCGCCGGTACAGACCGGTTGATGCTCGACGAAGTGCTGGAGCAGCCGCTGGTGATCTTTCCGCGCCGCATCATGCCCTCGCTGCACGATGCGGTGATGGACCTGTACCGCCAGCACGGCAAGGTCCCGCGCATTGCGCAGCAGGCGATACAGATGCAGACCATCGTCAACCTGGTCTGGGGCGGCATCGGCCTGGCCTGGGTGCCGGCCAGCGTGATGCAGTTTTGCCGGCCCGGCGTGGTCTATCGCGAGGTGGTGCATGCCGCCGGCGCCACCCGCGCGGGCCGCAAGCCCGTGGCGCTGCCGACCTGCGAGACCAGCCTGGCCTGGCCGGCCGATGCCCTGTCGCCCGCGCTGGCGCGCTTCGTCGAGTTCGTGCGCGCGCAGGGCTGA
- the guaB gene encoding IMP dehydrogenase: MRLLGKALTFDDVLLVPAFSQVLPKDTTLKTRFTRNISLNIPLVSAAMDTVTEARLAIAIAQEGGIGVIHKNMTAEQQAAEVAKVKRHESGVVHDPVVITPEHTVLQVLQLSENLGISGFPVCDGGKVVGIVTSRDLRFETRYDVKVSQIMTPRERLITVNEKDGTTPVEAKALLNKHKLERILVVNDAFELKGLITVKDITKQTTFPNAARDSAGRLRVAAAVGVGEGTEHRVELLVKAGVDALVVDTAHGHSKGVIDRVRWVKQNYPQVDVIGGNIATGAAALALAEAGADAVKVGIGPGSICTTRIVAGVGVPQIMAIDSVAQALQGTGVPLIADGGIRFSGDIAKALAAGASTIMMGGMFAGTEEAPGEVILYQGRSYKSYRGMGSIGAMQQGSADRYFQESSTGNPNADKLVPEGIEGRVPYKGSMVSIVYQMAGGVRAAMGYCGCATIEEMNNKAEFVEITAAGIRESHVHDVQITKEAPNYRAD, from the coding sequence ATGCGCCTTCTCGGTAAAGCCCTGACCTTCGACGACGTCCTGCTGGTCCCCGCTTTCTCCCAGGTCCTGCCCAAGGACACCACGCTCAAGACGCGCTTCACGCGCAACATCTCCCTGAACATCCCCCTTGTGTCCGCCGCCATGGACACCGTGACCGAAGCGCGCCTGGCCATCGCCATCGCGCAAGAGGGTGGCATCGGCGTGATCCACAAGAACATGACGGCCGAGCAGCAGGCCGCCGAAGTGGCCAAGGTCAAGCGCCACGAGTCCGGCGTGGTGCACGACCCCGTGGTCATCACCCCCGAGCACACCGTGCTGCAGGTGCTGCAGCTGTCCGAGAACCTGGGCATCTCGGGCTTCCCCGTCTGCGACGGTGGCAAGGTGGTGGGCATCGTCACCAGCCGCGACCTGCGCTTCGAGACCCGCTACGACGTCAAGGTCAGCCAGATCATGACCCCGCGCGAGCGCCTGATCACCGTCAACGAGAAGGACGGCACCACGCCCGTCGAGGCCAAGGCCCTGCTCAACAAGCACAAGCTCGAGCGCATCCTGGTCGTGAACGACGCCTTCGAGCTCAAGGGCCTGATCACCGTCAAGGACATCACCAAGCAGACCACCTTCCCCAACGCCGCGCGTGACAGCGCCGGCCGCCTGCGCGTGGCAGCCGCCGTGGGCGTGGGCGAGGGCACCGAGCATCGCGTGGAACTGCTGGTCAAGGCCGGCGTCGATGCGCTGGTGGTGGACACGGCCCACGGCCACAGCAAGGGCGTGATCGACCGCGTGCGCTGGGTCAAGCAGAACTACCCGCAGGTCGATGTCATCGGCGGCAACATCGCCACCGGCGCCGCTGCGCTGGCACTGGCCGAGGCAGGCGCCGACGCCGTCAAGGTCGGCATCGGCCCCGGCTCCATCTGCACCACGCGCATCGTCGCCGGTGTGGGCGTGCCCCAGATCATGGCCATCGACAGCGTGGCCCAGGCCCTGCAGGGCACGGGCGTGCCGCTGATCGCCGACGGCGGCATCCGCTTCTCGGGCGACATCGCCAAGGCCCTGGCCGCCGGCGCCTCGACCATCATGATGGGCGGCATGTTCGCCGGCACCGAAGAGGCTCCGGGCGAAGTCATCCTGTACCAGGGTCGTTCGTACAAGAGCTATCGCGGCATGGGCTCCATCGGCGCCATGCAGCAGGGCTCGGCCGACCGCTACTTCCAGGAGTCGAGCACCGGCAACCCCAATGCCGACAAGCTCGTGCCCGAAGGCATCGAAGGCCGCGTGCCCTACAAGGGCTCCATGGTCTCCATCGTCTACCAGATGGCCGGTGGCGTGCGTGCGGCCATGGGCTACTGCGGTTGTGCCACCATCGAGGAGATGAACAACAAGGCCGAGTTCGTCGAGATCACGGCGGCCGGCATCCGCGAATCGCACGTGCATGACGTGCAGATCACCAAGGAAGCGCCGAACTACCGCGCCGACTGA
- the ilvD gene encoding dihydroxy-acid dehydratase — translation MTTPPLPINRRSAHITEGKARAANRSMFYGMGYKEEDFSKPMVGVANGHSTITPCNSGLQKLADAAIAGIEEAGGNAQVFGTPTISDGMSMGTEGMKYSLVSREVIADCIETCVGGQWMDGVLVVGGCDKNMPGGMMGMLRANVPAIYVYGGTILPGRWKGQDLNIVSVFEAVGENAAGKISDQELKDIEQHAIPGTGSCGGMYTANTMSSAFEALGMSLPYSSTMANPHDEKENSAKESARVLIEAIRRDLKPRDIVTRKSIENAVSVIMATGGSTNAVLHFLAIAHAAGVPWSIDDFERIRQRVPVLCDLKPSGRYLAVDLHQAGGIPQVMKLLLNAGLLHGDCITITGKTIAETLADVPDVPPRPEVIRPIADALYPQGHLAILKGNLSPEGAVAKITGLKNPVITGPARVFDDEQSALAAILAGRIQAGDVMVLRYLGPKGGPGMPEMLAPTGALIGAGLGESVGLITDGRFSGGTWGMVVGHVAPEAAVGGTIALVHEGDSITIDAHALRLQLNVAEDELARRRADWKAPAPRYTRGVQAKFAFNASSASSGAVLDNFAS, via the coding sequence ATGACCACCCCACCGCTGCCCATCAACCGCCGAAGCGCCCACATCACCGAGGGCAAGGCGCGCGCCGCCAACCGCTCCATGTTCTACGGCATGGGCTACAAGGAAGAGGACTTCAGCAAGCCCATGGTCGGCGTGGCCAACGGCCACAGCACGATCACGCCCTGCAACTCGGGCCTGCAAAAGCTGGCCGACGCGGCCATCGCCGGCATCGAGGAAGCAGGCGGCAACGCCCAGGTGTTCGGCACGCCCACCATCTCGGACGGCATGTCCATGGGCACGGAGGGCATGAAGTATTCGCTGGTCAGCCGCGAGGTGATCGCCGACTGCATCGAGACCTGCGTGGGCGGCCAGTGGATGGACGGCGTGCTGGTGGTCGGCGGCTGCGACAAGAACATGCCCGGCGGCATGATGGGCATGCTGCGCGCCAACGTGCCGGCCATCTATGTCTACGGCGGCACCATCCTGCCCGGCCGCTGGAAAGGCCAGGACCTGAACATCGTCAGCGTGTTCGAGGCCGTCGGGGAAAACGCCGCAGGCAAGATCAGCGACCAGGAGCTCAAGGACATCGAGCAGCACGCCATCCCCGGCACCGGCTCGTGCGGCGGCATGTACACCGCCAACACCATGTCCAGCGCCTTCGAGGCCCTGGGCATGAGCCTGCCCTATTCCTCCACCATGGCCAATCCCCATGACGAAAAGGAAAACTCGGCCAAGGAATCCGCCAGGGTGCTGATCGAGGCCATCCGGCGGGACCTCAAGCCGCGCGACATCGTGACGCGCAAGTCCATCGAGAACGCGGTCTCGGTGATCATGGCGACCGGTGGCTCCACCAATGCCGTGCTGCACTTTCTCGCCATCGCCCACGCGGCTGGCGTGCCGTGGTCCATCGATGACTTCGAGCGCATCCGCCAGCGCGTGCCGGTGCTGTGCGACCTCAAGCCCAGCGGCAGATACCTGGCCGTGGACCTGCACCAGGCCGGCGGCATTCCCCAGGTCATGAAGCTGCTGCTGAACGCGGGCCTGCTGCATGGCGACTGCATCACCATCACGGGCAAGACCATCGCCGAGACCCTGGCGGACGTGCCGGACGTGCCGCCCCGGCCCGAGGTGATCCGCCCCATCGCCGACGCGCTCTACCCGCAGGGCCACCTGGCCATCCTCAAGGGCAATCTCAGCCCCGAAGGCGCGGTGGCCAAGATCACGGGCCTGAAGAACCCGGTCATCACCGGGCCGGCGCGCGTGTTCGACGATGAGCAATCGGCGCTGGCCGCCATCCTGGCGGGCCGCATCCAGGCGGGCGATGTGATGGTGCTGCGCTACCTGGGTCCCAAGGGCGGCCCCGGCATGCCCGAAATGCTGGCCCCCACGGGCGCCCTGATCGGCGCCGGCCTGGGCGAGAGCGTGGGCCTGATCACCGACGGCCGCTTCTCGGGCGGCACCTGGGGCATGGTGGTCGGCCATGTGGCGCCCGAGGCCGCCGTGGGCGGCACCATCGCGCTGGTGCATGAGGGCGACTCCATCACCATCGACGCGCACGCCCTGCGGTTGCAGCTGAATGTGGCCGAGGATGAACTGGCCCGGCGCCGCGCGGACTGGAAGGCGCCTGCCCCCCGCTACACGCGCGGCGTGCAGGCCAAGTTCGCATTCAATGCCTCCAGCGCCAGCTCGGGCGCAGTGCTGGACAACTTCGCAAGCTGA
- a CDS encoding RNA polymerase sigma factor, whose product MDRSQILEHLPGLRRYARLLAGDAWAADDLVQDTLERACRKWLLWRPDGDLRAWLFTLMHNLYLNQRRSAARGQWLDLDSVSETLAAPEDGSEAARDLERCLQRLPAEQRAVLLLVSVEDMSYADTARVLQLPLGTVMSRLSRARTRLRELMEAPATAAPAPPSAAQPPALRRLK is encoded by the coding sequence ATGGACCGCAGCCAGATCCTGGAGCACCTGCCCGGCCTGCGCCGCTACGCGCGGCTGCTGGCGGGCGACGCCTGGGCGGCCGACGACCTGGTGCAGGACACGCTGGAGCGCGCCTGCCGCAAATGGCTGCTGTGGCGCCCCGATGGCGATCTGCGCGCCTGGCTGTTCACGCTCATGCACAACCTCTACCTGAACCAGCGGCGCTCGGCCGCGCGCGGGCAATGGCTGGATCTGGACAGCGTCAGCGAGACGCTGGCGGCGCCCGAGGACGGCAGCGAAGCCGCCCGGGACCTGGAGCGCTGCCTGCAGCGCCTGCCCGCCGAACAGCGGGCCGTGCTGCTGCTGGTCAGCGTGGAGGACATGAGCTACGCCGACACGGCGCGCGTGCTGCAGTTGCCCCTGGGCACGGTGATGTCGCGCCTGTCGCGCGCCCGTACCCGCCTGCGCGAGTTGATGGAGGCACCCGCCACGGCAGCGCCAGCGCCGCCCTCGGCAGCCCAGCCTCCCGCGCTGCGCCGGCTGAAATGA
- a CDS encoding RnfH family protein, which yields MAEPLSVLRITLACSPRAGQVAEHSLQLPAGATVADAVQAGGGWQALGLAQAGPVGIWGRSVPLDRPLHDGDRVELYRPLTVDPKVARRERFARQGARATGLFQRQRPGAKAGY from the coding sequence ATGGCTGAACCCCTGTCCGTGCTGCGCATCACGCTGGCATGCAGCCCGCGTGCCGGCCAAGTCGCCGAACATTCCCTGCAATTGCCGGCGGGCGCCACGGTCGCCGATGCCGTGCAGGCCGGTGGTGGCTGGCAGGCGCTGGGCCTTGCGCAGGCCGGGCCCGTGGGCATCTGGGGGCGCAGCGTGCCGCTGGACAGGCCGTTGCACGACGGCGACCGCGTGGAACTGTACCGCCCGCTGACCGTGGACCCCAAGGTGGCGCGCCGTGAGCGCTTCGCGCGCCAGGGCGCGCGTGCCACGGGCCTGTTCCAGCGCCAGCGTCCGGGGGCCAAGGCCGGCTACTGA
- a CDS encoding TetR family transcriptional regulator C-terminal domain-containing protein yields the protein MPSPSPTLDDADTVDAPATRGRSRKYTQVLGLIHQAAIEVFASEGLAGASTQAIADKAGLSKAQLHYYIGSKEALYRQVLQDILNDWIVVFGFSDEAFGPRKVLGDLIRRKMVFSFEHPLRSRIFTAEMMRGAPVLRSMMDTSKQRTHQAVAVLQNWMNQGLMDPADPMLVLFHIWAVTQFYADHATQAAYFRDTPIDSGEKDQRYLIEQVTAFLMKGSGVR from the coding sequence ATGCCCTCTCCCTCCCCCACCCTCGACGACGCAGACACCGTGGATGCGCCCGCCACGCGCGGACGCTCGCGCAAGTACACGCAGGTGCTCGGCCTGATCCACCAGGCGGCCATCGAGGTGTTCGCCAGCGAGGGGCTGGCCGGTGCATCCACGCAGGCCATCGCGGACAAGGCCGGACTGTCCAAGGCGCAGCTGCACTACTACATCGGCAGCAAGGAAGCGCTGTACCGGCAGGTGCTGCAGGACATCCTCAACGACTGGATCGTGGTCTTCGGCTTCAGCGATGAGGCCTTCGGCCCGCGCAAGGTGCTGGGCGATCTCATCCGCCGCAAGATGGTGTTCTCCTTCGAGCACCCGCTGCGCTCGCGCATCTTCACCGCCGAGATGATGCGCGGCGCGCCGGTGCTGCGCTCCATGATGGATACCAGCAAGCAGCGCACCCACCAGGCGGTGGCCGTGCTGCAAAACTGGATGAACCAGGGACTGATGGACCCCGCCGACCCCATGCTGGTGCTGTTCCACATCTGGGCGGTGACGCAGTTCTATGCCGACCACGCCACCCAGGCCGCCTATTTCCGCGACACGCCCATCGACAGCGGTGAAAAGGACCAGCGCTATCTCATCGAACAGGTCACGGCATTCCTGATGAAGGGCTCCGGCGTCCGATAG
- a CDS encoding PDR/VanB family oxidoreductase, translating into MGLERTLTVRVSRIARQTPDILAFELSHPWGRALPGYEAGAHIDVHMPGGFSRQYSLARAPQPAGRQAYVIGVKREAASRGGSASMHERVREGDLIAISTPRNTFPLRAQARSHLLLAAGIGMTPLLAMAQELARRGADFTLCVFARSRQHLAFAQALRAPDLAPHVRLHLDQGPASQRIDLGQLLADPAPGTHGYVCGPGGFVQAVRAAAAHWPEEALHTEYFAAPDGSAVDATGRPFTLKLARRGIEVPVAADQTAVDALHDVGIAIPVSCQQGLCGTCVVPGDGEGAEHRDVCLTATERRSRIALCCSRAKNHALVLEL; encoded by the coding sequence ATGGGCCTCGAACGCACGCTCACCGTCCGCGTCTCGCGCATCGCGCGGCAGACACCCGACATCCTGGCCTTCGAGCTGAGCCATCCGTGGGGCCGCGCCCTGCCCGGCTATGAGGCCGGTGCCCACATCGACGTGCACATGCCCGGCGGCTTCTCACGCCAGTATTCGCTGGCGCGGGCGCCGCAGCCCGCGGGCCGGCAGGCCTATGTGATCGGCGTCAAGCGCGAGGCGGCCAGCCGGGGCGGCTCGGCCTCCATGCATGAGCGCGTGCGCGAGGGCGACCTGATCGCCATCAGCACGCCGCGCAACACCTTCCCGCTGCGTGCCCAGGCGCGCAGCCACCTGCTGCTGGCGGCCGGCATCGGCATGACGCCGCTGCTGGCCATGGCGCAGGAACTGGCCCGGCGCGGTGCGGATTTCACGCTGTGCGTGTTCGCCCGCAGCCGGCAGCACCTGGCCTTCGCCCAGGCCTTGCGCGCGCCCGACCTGGCGCCGCATGTGCGGCTGCACCTGGACCAGGGCCCGGCCTCGCAGCGCATCGACCTGGGCCAGTTGCTGGCCGACCCCGCGCCCGGCACCCATGGGTATGTCTGCGGCCCCGGCGGCTTTGTGCAAGCGGTGCGCGCGGCGGCCGCCCACTGGCCCGAGGAGGCCTTGCACACCGAGTACTTCGCGGCGCCCGACGGCAGCGCCGTGGACGCCACCGGCCGGCCCTTCACGCTGAAGCTGGCGCGGCGCGGCATCGAGGTGCCCGTGGCCGCCGACCAGACGGCGGTGGACGCGCTGCATGACGTGGGCATAGCCATCCCCGTGTCCTGCCAGCAAGGGCTTTGCGGCACCTGCGTCGTCCCCGGCGATGGCGAAGGTGCCGAGCACCGCGATGTCTGCCTGACCGCCACCGAGCGGCGCAGCCGCATCGCGCTATGCTGCTCGCGTGCCAAGAACCATGCGCTCGTGCTCGAGCTGTGA
- a CDS encoding OprD family outer membrane porin — MKTHHGKSFCRHRLHQAAVALSMLSGVAAQAADSGGDTPAPKSQADSPGDMLSKGRFEGHARAIYFHSSNAYYVPGLRQDTASIGGKIGFRSAGYQGFSFGVSGFLQRPLHRSSDPSRVDGYVGPDITAMGEAYARWENRHARVTLGNQAIELPFAASYDWRMAAQLFQGISARYGLSDGNHITAVRMTRFKSYIDDSFKRLTTYNTTIDAYSPAGMAETPGFHGVGGVRSLDLQTMELQGQAWYFNYQDYARMAYVQAQWSAKGDGNGSGKGDGVLPFIAGQVFRETGEGRQLLGKVDSKVYGLQVGAKRHSATLSLSYNRIVPNADSYLNGALVTPYAHYVASGPMFAQPFLSSTQDLGAGNAYALDVNGAPAPGWFIGFRYSYMDLKSSATAPSLRQSEYLGYAIYQFSGSLKGLRVSNFIALATSPVHATNFWQNRLAMEYRW; from the coding sequence ATGAAGACGCACCACGGAAAATCCTTTTGCCGCCATCGCCTGCATCAGGCGGCGGTGGCCTTGTCCATGCTTTCAGGCGTTGCGGCGCAGGCGGCGGATTCCGGTGGCGATACGCCAGCGCCCAAAAGCCAGGCGGACAGTCCCGGGGACATGCTGTCCAAGGGGCGATTCGAAGGCCATGCACGGGCTATCTACTTTCACAGCAGCAATGCCTATTACGTGCCGGGCCTTCGCCAGGATACGGCCAGCATCGGCGGGAAAATCGGATTCCGCTCGGCCGGGTACCAGGGGTTCTCGTTCGGGGTTTCCGGATTCCTGCAGCGCCCGCTGCACCGCTCCAGCGATCCCTCGCGCGTCGACGGCTATGTGGGGCCCGACATCACGGCCATGGGCGAGGCCTATGCGCGCTGGGAAAACCGCCATGCCCGCGTGACCCTCGGCAACCAGGCCATCGAGCTGCCCTTTGCCGCCAGCTATGACTGGCGCATGGCGGCCCAGCTGTTCCAGGGCATCTCGGCGCGCTACGGCCTGTCCGATGGCAACCACATCACGGCCGTGCGCATGACGCGCTTCAAGTCCTATATCGATGACAGCTTCAAAAGGCTCACGACCTACAACACCACCATCGACGCCTATTCCCCCGCGGGCATGGCCGAGACGCCGGGCTTTCATGGCGTGGGCGGTGTCAGGAGCCTGGATCTCCAGACCATGGAACTCCAAGGCCAGGCCTGGTATTTCAACTACCAGGACTACGCCAGGATGGCCTATGTACAGGCGCAATGGAGCGCGAAAGGCGATGGCAACGGCAGTGGCAAAGGCGATGGCGTACTGCCTTTCATCGCCGGCCAGGTTTTCCGCGAAACCGGCGAAGGCCGGCAATTGCTGGGCAAGGTCGACAGCAAGGTCTACGGCCTGCAGGTCGGTGCCAAGCGCCATTCCGCGACGCTGTCCCTGAGCTACAACCGCATCGTTCCCAACGCGGACTCCTATTTGAACGGGGCGCTGGTCACGCCCTATGCCCACTATGTCGCCTCGGGCCCGATGTTCGCCCAGCCCTTTCTTTCCAGCACGCAGGACCTGGGCGCGGGCAATGCCTATGCGCTGGATGTGAATGGCGCGCCGGCGCCGGGCTGGTTCATAGGATTTCGGTACTCCTACATGGACCTCAAAAGCAGCGCCACGGCCCCCAGCCTGCGCCAGTCGGAATACCTGGGCTATGCCATCTACCAGTTCAGCGGAAGCTTGAAAGGTCTGCGCGTGAGCAATTTCATCGCACTGGCCACTTCCCCGGTCCATGCCACCAACTTCTGGCAGAACCGGCTGGCCATGGAATACCGGTGGTGA
- a CDS encoding type II toxin-antitoxin system RatA family toxin, whose protein sequence is MKKVNKSVLIWYSPQEMFALVTDVAHYAEFLPWCDQARVLEQDEQGMTAEVGIAFGGMRKSFVTRNTHSVLDDGGRQVSIRLVKGPFSRLEGNWMFHPVGDGSQRACRVELQLDYGFDNMALAAVVGPVFDRIAGSMVDAFIKRAEQVYG, encoded by the coding sequence ATGAAAAAAGTCAACAAGTCCGTCCTGATCTGGTACAGCCCCCAAGAAATGTTTGCCCTGGTGACGGACGTGGCCCACTATGCCGAGTTCCTTCCCTGGTGCGATCAGGCCAGGGTGCTGGAGCAGGACGAGCAGGGCATGACGGCCGAAGTGGGCATTGCATTCGGCGGCATGCGCAAGTCCTTCGTCACGCGCAACACGCACAGCGTGCTCGACGACGGCGGCCGCCAGGTCAGCATCCGCCTGGTCAAGGGGCCTTTTTCACGCCTGGAGGGGAACTGGATGTTCCACCCCGTGGGCGACGGTTCGCAGCGCGCCTGCCGCGTGGAGTTGCAGCTGGACTACGGTTTCGACAACATGGCCCTGGCCGCCGTGGTCGGGCCGGTGTTCGACCGCATCGCGGGCTCCATGGTCGATGCCTTCATCAAGCGCGCCGAGCAGGTCTATGGCTGA
- a CDS encoding DUF4124 domain-containing protein codes for MHAIKLVLLATLAAGALPAAAQWQWVDAQGRKVFSDRAPPPDIPAKNILRQPGASASAGAPAATATPAPAQPTADASAAAQAVAKDSKPAGTDKALEEQKRKAEAQEAAKAKADKDRQAQQRQDNCMRARQAKATLASGRLLAHTNDQGERGFMDEATRDAELKRADAIIESDCGPAR; via the coding sequence ATGCACGCCATCAAGCTCGTTTTGCTCGCCACGCTGGCCGCCGGAGCGCTGCCCGCGGCCGCCCAGTGGCAATGGGTCGACGCGCAAGGTCGCAAGGTCTTCAGCGACCGTGCGCCTCCGCCCGACATCCCCGCCAAGAACATCCTGCGCCAGCCCGGCGCAAGCGCCTCCGCTGGCGCACCTGCGGCCACGGCGACACCGGCCCCCGCGCAGCCCACTGCGGACGCTTCCGCCGCGGCACAGGCCGTGGCCAAGGACAGCAAGCCCGCCGGCACCGACAAGGCGCTGGAGGAGCAAAAGCGCAAGGCCGAGGCCCAGGAGGCCGCCAAGGCCAAGGCCGACAAGGACCGCCAGGCCCAGCAGCGTCAGGACAACTGCATGCGCGCCAGGCAGGCCAAGGCCACGCTGGCCTCGGGCCGCCTGCTGGCCCACACCAACGATCAGGGCGAGCGCGGCTTCATGGACGAAGCCACGCGCGACGCCGAGCTCAAGCGCGCCGACGCCATCATCGAATCGGACTGCGGCCCGGCACGCTGA